One genomic window of Cannabis sativa cultivar Pink pepper isolate KNU-18-1 chromosome 2, ASM2916894v1, whole genome shotgun sequence includes the following:
- the LOC115720270 gene encoding bystin-like — protein MKKNKRLHFALYQSLKKCVYKPGAFYKEILFPLCESKTCNLREAVIIGSIIQKVSIPLLHSSVALLKLTDIEYCGTTSYFIKILLEKKYALPYRALDALVVHFVRFSDDTRIMPVIWHQSLLAFVQRYKNELQKEDKVSLRALLEKQNHKLITPEITRELNNSRNRGEKEDDLMLIDILCLTSATIEEDRFDIPEVPMEED, from the exons ATGAA AAAGAATAAGCGTTTGCATTTTGCTCTGTATCAATCCTTGAAAAAGTGTGTTTACAAACCTGGTGCATTCTATAAAGAAATACTATTTCCTCTATGTGAG TCAAAAACGTGCAATCTAAGGGAAGCTGTTATTATTGGGAGCATAATACAAAAAGTTTCTATTCCTCTTCTTCATTCaag TGTTGCATTGTTGAAACTTACTGATATAGAATATTGTGGTACAACAAG TTACTTTATAAAGATCCTTTTGGAGAAAAAGTATGCTCTTCCATATCGGGCACTTGATGCTCTTGTTGTACATTTTGTGAGATTTTCGGATGACACAAGAATTATGCCTGTAATATGGCATCAATCGCTGCTTGCATTTGTGCAAAG GTACAAGAATGAACTGCAGAAGGAAGATAAAGTTAGCCTGAGAGCTCTTCTTGAAAAGCAAAATCATAAACTA ATTACTCCTGAGATAACCAGGGAGCTAAATAATAGCCGCAATCGGGGTGAGAAGGAGGATGATCTTATGCTAATTGATATCCTTTGTCTTACAagtgct ACTATTGAAGAAGATAGGTTTGATATTCCAGAGGTTCCTATGGAGGAAGATTGA
- the LOC115720273 gene encoding putative disease resistance protein RGA4, which translates to MGVQVHRFFSSSNPLVYRFSIAHRIKEIRQQLDDIAKNMEKFDLIKTQLKMGQGLPINGNREMNTHSLVNPADIIGRDCEKEEILNMVLKDQAQDHDNQIPVITIIGIGGLGKTTLIKSIYNNDAIKEKFDLRIWVCVSLDFNVSKIVKDILTDATGNSNATSNLSNLNQLQKVLTDTLKDKKFLLVLDDVWNEDFLKWQDLAELLSVGSKKSKIIVTTRSSKVASIMGGTRPYELEGLPRKDSLSLFFKYALGGEEEASKYHELKRIGGEIVEKCSGVPLALKILGSLLWLKTEAHEWKTVRDSKIWELEREEGHILPALRLSYNAMSPSLRQCFSYCSTFEEDSLMSSIDLISIWMALGILPSPKNKEDFEVIGDSCFVELCNRSLFQLDPHEDSFEISQVFRVHDLIHNLACSITQNECSIVNSNDDREISDTYTRDEKDEVVQLFLSTCISTIKHLRVFDLSGLSFEVLPNSIGTMKQLRYLNLNGNRNMKRLPDSVCKLQSLQTLIFEECKKLEERPKNIGSLVSLRTLFLTTKQSVLAEGGIGCLKSLRLLIIDEYCKNLRSLPHHLINCTTLRSLFIVVCGKLNLASEFINKDVQLSLHTFVIYGLLETTELPLKNRVFANLLHGIP; encoded by the exons atgggggtTCAG GTACATCGTTTCTTTTCGAGCTCCAATCCTCTTGTGTATCGTTTTAGCATTGCTCATCGAATTAAGGAGATAAGACAACAGTTAGATGATATTGCTAAGAATATGGAAAAGTTTGATTTGATCAAAACTCAGCTGAAAATGGGTCAAGGCCTTCCAATAAATGGCAATAGGGAGATGAATACTCACTCCCTTGTTAACCCTGCAGACATTATTGGTAGAGATTGTGAAAAAGAGGAGATCCTAAATATGGTACTAAAGGACCAAGCTCAAGATCATGACAATCAAATCCCTGTTATAACTATAATTGGGATTGGAGGTTTAGGGAAGACAACGCTCATCAAATCAATATATAATAACGATGCAATTAAAGAAAAGTTTGATTTGAGAATTTGGGTTTGTGTGTCTTTGGATTTCAATGtgtctaaaatagtaaaagatATTCTTACAGATGCAACTGGTAATAGCAATGCCACAAGCAACTTGTCCAATTTAAACCAGTTGCAAAAAGTTTTGACAGACACCTTGAAAGATAAGAAGTTTCTACTTGTATTGGATGATGTATGGAATGAGGATTTTTTGAAGTGGCAGGATTTAGCAGAATTGTTATCAGTGGGTTCGAAAAAGAGTAAAATTATAGTGACAACACGAAGTAGTAAAGTTGCTTCAATCATGGGTGGAACAAGGCCTTATGAATTGGAGGGTCTTCCTCGGAAGGATTCTTTGTCTCTTTTTTTCAAGTATGCACTTGGAGGTGAAGAAGAAGCATCAAAATATCATGAACTCAAAAGAATTGGTGGAGAAATTGTGGAAAAGTGTAGTGGGGTTCCTTTGGCATTGAAGATTTTGGGCAGTCTCCTTTGGTTGAAGACTGAAGCTCATGAGTGGAAAACGGTAAGAGATAGTAAAATTTGGGAGTTAGAACGAGAAGAAGGTCATATTTTACCTGCATTACGATTAAGTTACAATGCAATGTCTCCATCTTTGAGACAGTGTTTTTCTTATTGCTCAACTTTCGAAGAGGATAGTTTGATGTCAAGCATTGATTTGATTAGTATTTGGATGGCACTTGGAATCCTTCCTTCACCTAAAAACAAAGAGGACTTCGAAGTTATTGGTGACTCCTGCTTTGTAGAGTTGTGCAACAGATCTTTATTTCAACTTGATCCTCATGAAGATTCTTTTGAAATCTCCCAAGTGTTCAGAGTGCATGATTTAATTCACAACCTTGCATGTTCAATAACCCAAAATGAGTGCTCAATTGTAAATTCCAACGACGATAGAGAGATTTCTGATACA TATACCAGAGATGAGAAGGATGAAGTTGTGCAGTTATTCCTTTCTACATGCATCTCAACAATCAAGCACTTACGAGTGTTTGATTTGTCAGGATTATCTTTTGAGGTGTTGCCTAATTCTATTGGGACCATGAAGCAGTTGAGATATCTTAACTTGAATGGTAATAGAAATATGAAGAGACTACCTGATTCAGTTTGTAAGCTgcaaagtttgcaaactttgaTTTTTGAAGAATGTAAGAAGCTAGAGGAAAGACCCAAGAATATAGGGAGTTTGGTAAGCTTAAGGACTCTTTTCTTAACCACAAAACAAAGCGTTTTGGCAGAAGGTGGAATTGGATGCTTGAAGTCTCTTCGTTTGTTGATTATTGATGAATATTGTAAAAATTTGAGATCCTTGCCGCATCACTTGATAAATTGCACTACATTACGTTCTCTCTTTATAGTTGTTTGTGGTAAACTCAACTTGGCAAGTgaatttattaataaagatgTTCAGTTGAGCCTCCACacatttgttatttatggattaCTAGAGACAACAGAATTGCCcctgaaaaaccgtgtttttgcaaat ctgttACATgggattccatag